CTTTTCCTTCAGCTCCAGCGCCTCCCGCTCCAGAGCGAACGAGCGCATCGCCATCGAACTGGCCTGATCGTCCGTCATCGAGTCGACCTGCGCCGCGAACTGCTGAAGAAGCTCGACCCGGCGATCACCGATCTTGATCCGCTCCGCTTCGTATTCCTTGAAGACTGCCCAGAATGTGTCCGCCACCGCCGGATCCAGATTCATGCCGGTGCCGACGATTTCGATCGTCTGCGCCTGCATCTGCTTGCGGTCGATTTCCAGAGAGGCAGCCGTATCAGCCGCAATCACTGCAGTTGTCATCAGAGAGGCGAGGAGAAGGAATCTTTTCATGAGTGGAGAATCTTCCGGACAATCAATCAGAGGTGCCTTCGCCGTCAACTTCTGAAGTCATTGCCGCTCCATCCGCGAAAGGCTCGACAGGACCGTCTGATCCGATTTCCTCGATCTCCTGATGAACCCGCCCACCCTGACCGTCCTTGCCCCCGGCCTCCTTGGCGCCTCCGTCGCCCGGGCAGCCCGGCGTTACCGCGCCGCCGGGAGGATCAAGGTGTGGGCACGGAGGCCGGAAACCCGCCTCGCCCTGCAACAGGTGGACTGGTGCGACCAGGTCTGCGCGACCCCCGGGGAGGCCACCACCGACTCCGATATCATCGTCGTGTGCACTCCGGTCGAACGGATCGTGCCCCTCATCCGTGAGGTCAGCGACACCCTTTCCGCGACCGCCATCGTCACCGACGTGGGAAGTGTCAAGGGAGAGATCTGCCGGTTTGCCTCGGCCGCTCTTTCCCAAGGCGCCCGATTTGTCGGCTCTCATCCCATGGCCGGGTCCGAAAAGAGCGGGATGGATCACGCCGATCCCGAGCTTTTCCGGGAGCGGGCCTGTTTCGTCACTCCCCTGGACGACACCCCGGTCGAGGCAACCGAACGCATCGCCGCCTTCTGGAATCAACTCGGAGCGGAGGTCGTCACCATGCATCCCGACCTCCACGACGAAGTGGTCGCGCACGTCAGTCACCTGCCTCATCTGGCTGCTTCCGCCCTCTGCAATCTTCTCGCCCGGCGCACGCCCAACTGGCATCTCTACGCCGGCGGCGGCCTCCGCGATACCACCCGGGTGGCTTCCGGAAACCCTTCGCTCTGGGTCCAGATCCTTCTCGAGAATCGGGACGAAATCCTGCGGGCGCTCAGTGCCTATCAGGACGAAATCCAGGCCTTCCAGACCGCGCTCGCCAACCGGGACACCCTCCAACTCAGGGCCTACCTGGAGCGCGGGAAATCCTACCGTGACCAGTTCCGATCCTGATTCCCCGAAGGCCGGTTCCCTTCCGGCCATTCTCCCGATCCGGCCCTTCACCCGGCCGGTTTCCGGTCGGGTCCGGGTCCCGGGCTCGAAGAGCATCACCAACCGTGCACTGCTCCTCGCCGCCCTCAGCTCGGGAAGAACCCGCATCGCCAATGCCCTGGTCAGCGACGATTCCACCATCATGGAGGCCGCGCTGCGCGCCCTCGGCTTCGACCTGACGACCGACCCTGCGACCGGGATGATCGAGGTGGAGGGGCTCGGGGGGCACATCCCACACCGCGATGCCACCCTAGCCGTCGGCAACGCGGGCACCGCCGCCCGCTTCCTGACCGCCCTCTGCTGCCTCGCCCCCGATGGAACTTTCCGGATGGACGGGGTCGAACAGATGCGCAGGCGACCGATCCGGGGACTGGTCGAAGCGCTCCGGCAGGGAGGTGCCCAGATTGAGGCTTCGCCCACAGACGGATTTCCTCTCGTGCTTCATCCCGCGGGTCTGCGCGGTGGCCGGATCTCGGTCGACGCCGGGGCCAGCAGCCAGATCCTTTCCGCTCTCCTGATGATCGCTCCCTTTGCCACGGAGGATCTTCATATCCACTTATCCAATACGCGAACGAGGAAGCCCTACATCAAAATGACCCTCGCCATGATGGGTCAGTTCGGGCTGGACGCCGACCGCATCCTCGAGCAACCCGACGGCTTCATCGTCCGCTCCGGCTCCGGTTACTCCGGACCCGGGGATACCTACCGGGTCGAATCGGATGCCTCCACCGCCAGTTACTTCCTCGCCCTGCCCGCGGTGGCCGGCGGTGCCCTGAAAATCGAAGATCTCAGGCTCGACGGCCTTCAGGGCGACACGGCCTTCGCCGGGATCCTCGAATCTCTGGGTTGTCAAATGGAAGCTACCGGCGGCGGGATCCGCATGACCCGACCCGCATCGGATCGTAGGCTCAAAGCCGGCGCAC
This sequence is a window from Opitutaceae bacterium. Protein-coding genes within it:
- a CDS encoding prephenate dehydrogenase/arogenate dehydrogenase family protein, with protein sequence MNPPTLTVLAPGLLGASVARAARRYRAAGRIKVWARRPETRLALQQVDWCDQVCATPGEATTDSDIIVVCTPVERIVPLIREVSDTLSATAIVTDVGSVKGEICRFASAALSQGARFVGSHPMAGSEKSGMDHADPELFRERACFVTPLDDTPVEATERIAAFWNQLGAEVVTMHPDLHDEVVAHVSHLPHLAASALCNLLARRTPNWHLYAGGGLRDTTRVASGNPSLWVQILLENRDEILRALSAYQDEIQAFQTALANRDTLQLRAYLERGKSYRDQFRS
- the aroA gene encoding 3-phosphoshikimate 1-carboxyvinyltransferase; translation: MTSSDPDSPKAGSLPAILPIRPFTRPVSGRVRVPGSKSITNRALLLAALSSGRTRIANALVSDDSTIMEAALRALGFDLTTDPATGMIEVEGLGGHIPHRDATLAVGNAGTAARFLTALCCLAPDGTFRMDGVEQMRRRPIRGLVEALRQGGAQIEASPTDGFPLVLHPAGLRGGRISVDAGASSQILSALLMIAPFATEDLHIHLSNTRTRKPYIKMTLAMMGQFGLDADRILEQPDGFIVRSGSGYSGPGDTYRVESDASTASYFLALPAVAGGALKIEDLRLDGLQGDTAFAGILESLGCQMEATGGGIRMTRPASDRRLKAGAHDFFEISDTFLTLAALAPLLDGPTRISGIAHTRQQETDRVAAVANELRKLGQEVIETDDSLTIQPAPLREADIETYHDHRVAMAFAILGCHDLHGDGRPWLRIVNPATCAKTFPGFFDALEAIRNRS